The following are from one region of the Methyloversatilis discipulorum genome:
- a CDS encoding transporter, with protein MSTAANTPIRAAKAVVSAAGIALALLSGSASAQTTFDVIGPHEYDLPVGFDQPFNVFVQYATVQRDSRLFDSDGDRQRGNSAQKIIGLSKYVRFWTPESNRNIGLAFEVIQPTVGIRNRDAVDPDARHISGFGDTITGAAIWYKPTPGSTLGFQTFLQIPIGDKDVSDTNWKNLSSLLWYVPLTERIGWTGDLGFVAQSRRDDGNRPGMLWHTNNRFGYRVNDWLEPFAGVDYERISGRNGADDSWGFDGSLGVMFHYYGNQSIALRYSHGIEGENRPVNNSINIKYAYVW; from the coding sequence ATGAGCACTGCTGCAAACACTCCCATCCGCGCCGCAAAGGCTGTCGTCTCCGCCGCCGGTATCGCACTGGCGCTGCTGTCCGGCAGCGCCAGCGCACAGACCACCTTCGACGTGATCGGTCCGCACGAGTACGACCTGCCGGTCGGCTTCGACCAGCCGTTCAACGTGTTCGTGCAATACGCCACCGTGCAGCGCGACAGCCGGCTGTTCGACAGCGACGGCGATCGTCAGCGCGGCAACAGCGCGCAGAAGATCATCGGCCTGTCGAAGTACGTGCGCTTCTGGACGCCCGAGTCGAACCGCAACATCGGGCTGGCCTTCGAGGTGATCCAGCCGACGGTGGGCATCCGCAACCGCGACGCCGTCGATCCTGACGCGCGTCACATCAGCGGCTTCGGCGACACCATCACCGGCGCGGCGATCTGGTACAAGCCGACGCCCGGTTCGACGCTGGGTTTCCAGACCTTCCTGCAGATCCCGATCGGCGACAAGGACGTCAGCGACACCAACTGGAAGAACCTGTCCAGTCTGCTGTGGTACGTGCCGCTGACCGAGCGCATCGGCTGGACCGGCGACCTGGGCTTCGTCGCGCAGAGCCGGCGCGACGATGGCAATCGCCCGGGCATGCTGTGGCACACCAACAACCGCTTCGGCTACCGCGTGAACGACTGGCTGGAGCCGTTTGCCGGTGTCGACTACGAGCGCATCAGCGGCCGCAACGGCGCCGATGACTCGTGGGGCTTCGATGGTTCGCTCGGCGTGATGTTCCATTACTACGGCAACCAGTCGATTGCGCTGCGCTACTCGCACGGCATCGAGGGCGAGAACCGGCCGGTCAACAACAGCATCAACATCAAGTACGCCTACGTCTGGTAA
- a CDS encoding DUF1097 domain-containing protein, which translates to MKLLHALALSIALLVALWVCLSIGMPNLQLNPWIGFVAWATFFAAGGGSQALGKSAFAALAGVVLTAGTMWLVALAGGSLPALALLVAVLAFVLVAMADVAALSYTPAAFLGAATYFGATGDTFEKALFVGLTWVAGLTFGYLSESFGKRMTRAA; encoded by the coding sequence ATGAAACTGCTGCACGCACTCGCACTGAGCATCGCGCTGCTGGTCGCACTGTGGGTCTGCCTGAGCATCGGCATGCCGAACCTGCAGCTGAACCCGTGGATAGGCTTCGTCGCCTGGGCCACTTTCTTCGCCGCCGGCGGCGGCAGTCAGGCGCTCGGCAAGTCGGCTTTCGCTGCGCTGGCTGGCGTCGTGCTGACGGCCGGCACGATGTGGCTGGTCGCGCTGGCCGGCGGCAGCCTGCCGGCGCTGGCGCTGCTGGTCGCGGTGCTGGCCTTCGTGCTGGTGGCGATGGCCGACGTCGCCGCCCTCTCGTACACGCCGGCCGCCTTCCTCGGCGCGGCCACCTATTTCGGCGCCACCGGCGACACCTTCGAGAAGGCGCTGTTCGTCGGCCTCACCTGGGTCGCCGGCCTCACCTTCGGCTACCTGTCCGAGTCCTTCGGCAAACGCATGACGCGTGCCGCCTGA
- a CDS encoding methanol/ethanol family PQQ-dependent dehydrogenase, with amino-acid sequence MKTMMKRTALAAALLAPLAASALPAYAPVTDARLNKPEAQNWLMYRANYAGWGYSPLKQVSDKNVDKLQLAWAFSTGMTEGHQAPPIVNNGYMFVATPNNQVICLEAKTGREIWRYKKTIPDELQQLHPTNRGVALYGDRVYIATTDAFLVALDAKTGKEVWKTAVADWKSGYYMTLAPLAAKGKIMIGSSGGEYGIRGFVAAFDADSGKEAWRTYTIAGPGEPGGDTWPGDTYKRGGGSVWITGTYDPDTNLAFWGVGNAGPWMADTRSGDNLYANSVLALDVDTGKLKGYHQYHHNDSWDWDEVSAPLLIDLEHKGRKVKSLVHAGRNGYLWMLERTDSKVNYVDAWPYVTQNVFTRLDPKTGRPTYDPARIPATGKTVNFCPSLWGGKDWPPEAYNPHTGLLYIPAQNNLCSELTGEPVKYNKGDLYLGVSIENVLTNVRMTPESKVHIGEVQAWDLKTGKKVWTHTYPEMNWGPLMTTAGNLVFGGGTNDRKFRAFNASTGKLLWEFPTNSGVTGVPSSFEVDGEQYIAVQSGWGVDAERMQGAFNAVLDKKTTVPQGGVIWVFKLPRK; translated from the coding sequence ATGAAAACCATGATGAAGCGGACCGCCCTCGCGGCGGCACTGCTCGCACCGCTGGCGGCCAGTGCGCTGCCGGCCTACGCGCCGGTGACCGACGCGCGGCTGAACAAGCCGGAGGCGCAGAACTGGCTGATGTACCGCGCCAACTACGCCGGCTGGGGCTACAGCCCGCTCAAGCAGGTGAGCGACAAGAACGTCGACAAGCTGCAGCTGGCATGGGCCTTCTCGACCGGCATGACCGAAGGGCATCAGGCGCCGCCCATCGTGAACAACGGCTACATGTTCGTCGCCACGCCGAACAACCAGGTCATCTGTCTGGAAGCGAAGACCGGCCGGGAGATCTGGCGCTACAAGAAAACCATTCCGGACGAGCTGCAGCAGCTGCACCCGACCAACCGCGGCGTCGCGCTGTACGGCGACCGCGTGTACATCGCCACCACTGACGCCTTCCTGGTCGCGCTCGACGCGAAGACCGGCAAGGAGGTGTGGAAGACCGCGGTGGCCGACTGGAAGTCCGGCTACTACATGACGCTGGCGCCGCTGGCCGCCAAGGGCAAGATCATGATCGGCAGTTCCGGTGGCGAATACGGCATCCGTGGTTTCGTCGCCGCCTTCGATGCCGACTCCGGCAAGGAAGCGTGGCGCACCTACACCATCGCCGGCCCCGGCGAACCGGGCGGCGACACCTGGCCGGGCGATACCTACAAGCGCGGCGGCGGCTCGGTGTGGATCACCGGCACCTACGACCCGGACACCAACCTCGCCTTCTGGGGTGTCGGCAACGCCGGCCCGTGGATGGCCGACACGCGCAGCGGCGACAACCTGTACGCCAACTCGGTGCTGGCACTGGATGTCGACACCGGCAAGCTCAAGGGCTATCACCAGTACCACCACAACGACTCGTGGGACTGGGACGAGGTGTCGGCCCCGCTGCTGATCGACCTCGAGCACAAGGGCAGGAAGGTGAAGTCGCTGGTGCACGCCGGCCGCAACGGCTATCTGTGGATGCTGGAGCGCACCGACAGCAAGGTGAATTACGTCGATGCCTGGCCCTACGTCACGCAGAACGTGTTCACCCGGCTCGACCCGAAGACCGGCCGCCCGACCTACGACCCGGCGCGCATCCCCGCCACCGGCAAGACGGTGAATTTCTGCCCCTCGCTGTGGGGCGGCAAGGACTGGCCGCCCGAGGCCTACAACCCGCATACCGGCCTGCTCTACATCCCGGCGCAGAACAATCTGTGCTCGGAACTGACCGGCGAGCCGGTCAAGTACAACAAGGGCGATCTCTACCTCGGCGTGTCGATCGAGAACGTGCTCACCAATGTGCGCATGACGCCGGAGTCGAAGGTGCATATCGGCGAAGTGCAGGCCTGGGACCTCAAGACCGGCAAGAAGGTGTGGACCCACACCTACCCGGAAATGAACTGGGGCCCGCTGATGACCACGGCCGGCAACCTGGTGTTCGGCGGCGGCACCAACGACCGCAAGTTCCGCGCCTTCAACGCGAGCACCGGCAAGCTGCTGTGGGAATTCCCGACCAACTCGGGCGTGACCGGCGTGCCCTCCAGCTTCGAGGTCGACGGCGAACAGTACATCGCCGTGCAGTCCGGCTGGGGCGTCGATGCCGAGCGCATGCAGGGCGCCTTCAACGCGGTGCTCGACAAGAAGACCACCGTGCCGCAGGGCGGCGTGATCTGGGTATTCAAGCTGCCCAGGAAATGA
- the aceE gene encoding pyruvate dehydrogenase (acetyl-transferring), homodimeric type, translating to MSALPNPLLASDPDAVETQEWLDALEGVIEHAGEQRAHYLIERLTELSRRAGINIPYSATTAYVNTIPAGKQVQAPGDYEIEHRIRSYIRWNAMAMVLRANKDTNVGGHIASFGSSATLYDVGFNWFWHAPSPTHGGDLIYFQGHSAPGIYARAFMLDRLTEAQLDSFRQEVGGKGLSSYPHPWLMPDFWQFPTVSMGLGPLQAIYQARFMKYLQDRGIANTEGRKVWCFIGDGETDEPETLGEIAMAAREKLDNLIFVVNCNLQRLDGPVRGNGKIIQELEGDFRGAGWNVIKLLWGSYWDPLLAQDKTGLLAQRMMEVVDGEYQTMKARDGAYVREHFFGKYPELAAMVANWSNDDIFRLNRGGHDPHKVYAAYHSAVNHTGQPTVILAKTIKGYGMGGSGEAQNISHQQKKVDLESLREFRDRFDLPIKDSELESLPYLKFDENSKEVAYMRERRMALGGYLPQRRSKAEPLEVPPLSAFDALLKASGEGRELSTTMAFVRIMNILLRDPHIGKRVVPIVPDESRTFGMEGMFRQIGIWNQEGQKYVPQDADQLMFYKESKTGQILQEGINEAGGMSDWIAAATAYSVHGVATIPIYIFYSMFGFQRIGDLIWAAGDQRSRGFLVGGTAGRTTLNGEGLQHEDGHSHLWSGAVPNCISYDPTFSYEVAVIVQDGLRRMMAEQEDVFYYLTVMNENYEHPAMPDGAEADILKGMYLFRRGAASNGPRVQLTGSGTIFREVIAAADLLKNDWGVEADLWSCPSFTQLARDGADCARWNLLNPLETPRASHVENCLRDTRGPVIAATDYVRLFAEQIRAYVPRRYVVLGTDGFGRSDTREALRSHFEVDRHWVTVAALKALADDGALDRAKVAEAIARYGLDVTKPNPLYV from the coding sequence ATGTCTGCACTACCCAATCCCCTGCTCGCTTCCGACCCGGACGCCGTCGAAACCCAGGAATGGCTCGACGCGCTGGAAGGCGTGATCGAACACGCCGGCGAGCAGCGTGCGCATTACCTGATCGAGCGGCTGACCGAGCTGTCGCGGCGCGCCGGCATCAACATTCCGTACTCGGCCACCACCGCCTATGTAAACACCATACCGGCCGGCAAGCAGGTGCAGGCCCCCGGTGATTACGAGATCGAACACCGCATCCGCAGCTACATCCGCTGGAATGCGATGGCCATGGTGCTGCGCGCGAACAAGGACACCAACGTCGGCGGCCACATCGCCAGCTTCGGCTCCAGCGCCACCCTGTACGACGTCGGTTTCAACTGGTTCTGGCACGCGCCCAGCCCGACCCACGGCGGCGACCTGATCTACTTCCAGGGCCACTCGGCCCCCGGCATCTACGCCCGCGCCTTCATGCTGGACCGCCTGACCGAGGCCCAGCTCGACAGCTTCCGCCAGGAGGTCGGCGGCAAAGGTCTGTCGAGCTATCCGCATCCGTGGCTGATGCCGGACTTCTGGCAGTTCCCGACGGTGTCGATGGGTCTGGGCCCGCTGCAGGCCATCTACCAGGCCCGCTTCATGAAGTACCTGCAGGACCGCGGCATCGCCAACACCGAAGGCCGCAAGGTGTGGTGCTTCATCGGTGACGGCGAGACCGACGAGCCGGAGACGCTGGGCGAAATCGCGATGGCCGCCCGCGAGAAGCTCGACAACCTGATCTTCGTCGTGAACTGCAATCTGCAGCGCCTCGACGGCCCGGTGCGCGGCAACGGCAAGATCATCCAGGAACTGGAAGGCGATTTCCGCGGCGCGGGCTGGAACGTGATCAAGCTGCTGTGGGGCAGCTACTGGGATCCGCTGCTGGCGCAGGACAAGACCGGCCTGCTGGCGCAGCGCATGATGGAAGTGGTCGACGGCGAATACCAGACCATGAAGGCGCGCGACGGCGCCTATGTGCGCGAGCACTTCTTCGGCAAGTATCCGGAACTGGCGGCCATGGTCGCCAACTGGAGCAATGACGACATCTTCCGCCTGAACCGCGGCGGTCATGATCCGCACAAGGTGTATGCCGCCTACCACTCGGCGGTGAACCACACCGGCCAGCCCACCGTCATCCTGGCCAAGACCATCAAGGGTTACGGCATGGGCGGCTCGGGCGAGGCGCAGAACATTTCTCACCAGCAGAAGAAGGTCGATCTGGAATCGCTGCGCGAATTCCGCGACCGCTTCGACCTGCCGATCAAGGACAGCGAACTGGAATCGCTGCCCTACCTGAAGTTCGACGAGAACTCGAAGGAAGTGGCCTATATGCGCGAGCGCCGGATGGCGCTCGGCGGCTACCTGCCGCAGCGTCGTTCCAAGGCCGAGCCGCTCGAAGTGCCGCCGCTGTCGGCCTTCGACGCGCTGCTTAAGGCGTCCGGCGAAGGTCGCGAACTGTCGACCACGATGGCCTTCGTGCGCATCATGAACATCCTGCTGCGCGACCCGCACATCGGCAAGCGCGTGGTGCCCATCGTGCCTGACGAATCGCGCACCTTCGGCATGGAAGGCATGTTCCGGCAGATCGGCATCTGGAACCAGGAAGGCCAGAAGTACGTGCCGCAGGACGCCGACCAGCTGATGTTCTACAAGGAATCGAAGACCGGCCAGATCCTGCAGGAAGGCATCAACGAGGCCGGTGGCATGAGCGACTGGATCGCCGCCGCCACCGCCTACTCGGTGCACGGCGTGGCAACGATCCCGATCTACATCTTCTATTCGATGTTCGGCTTCCAGCGCATCGGCGACCTGATCTGGGCCGCCGGCGACCAGCGCTCGCGCGGTTTCCTGGTCGGCGGCACGGCCGGTCGCACCACGCTGAATGGCGAAGGTCTGCAGCATGAGGACGGCCATTCCCACCTGTGGTCCGGCGCGGTGCCGAACTGCATCAGCTACGACCCGACCTTCTCGTACGAAGTCGCCGTCATCGTGCAGGACGGCCTGCGCCGCATGATGGCCGAGCAGGAGGACGTGTTCTATTACCTGACGGTGATGAACGAGAACTACGAGCACCCGGCGATGCCGGATGGTGCCGAAGCGGACATCCTGAAGGGCATGTACCTGTTCCGCCGCGGCGCCGCGTCCAACGGACCGCGCGTGCAGCTGACCGGCAGCGGCACCATCTTCCGCGAAGTGATCGCTGCCGCCGACCTGCTGAAGAACGACTGGGGCGTCGAAGCCGATCTGTGGTCCTGCCCGAGCTTCACGCAGCTGGCCCGCGACGGCGCCGACTGCGCACGCTGGAACCTGCTCAACCCGCTGGAGACGCCGCGCGCCTCGCATGTCGAGAACTGCCTGCGCGACACGCGCGGTCCGGTGATCGCGGCGACCGACTACGTGCGCCTGTTCGCCGAGCAGATCCGGGCCTATGTGCCGCGCCGTTACGTCGTTCTGGGTACCGACGGCTTCGGTCGCTCGGACACGCGCGAGGCACTGCGCTCGCATTTCGAGGTGGACAGACACTGGGTGACGGTAGCAGCGCTGAAGGCGCTGGCCGACGACGGTGCGCTGGACCGGGCGAAGGTTGCGGAAGCCATCGCGCGCTACGGTCTGGACGTGACCAAGCCGAACCCGCTGTACGTCTGA
- the lpdA gene encoding dihydrolipoyl dehydrogenase produces MSTLTVKIPDIGDFKDVPIIEIMVKPGDTVEADAPLMSLESDKATMDIPAPQAGRIVELLVKVGDRVSEGSVVLTMEAASAAEAAAVPAPAAAPAAAPPAPAAAVAAVTATGSAPAKVDESCALLVIGGGPGGYSAAFRAADLGLDVVIVERYATLGGVCLNVGCIPSKALLHVAAVADEAEALAAHGIKFGAREVDLDALRGWKDKVVGKLTGGLSGMAKARKVKVLRGTARFVDPNHVEIALTTGDGKAETGEKKVLKFGHCIVAAGSQAVKLPFMPDDPRVVDSTGALLLADIPKRMLVIGGGIIGLEMATVYSTLGARIDVVEMTGGLMQGADRDLAKVWEKKNAHRFDTVMLNTRVTGAEATAEGIRVSFEGAKAPAEPQTYDRVLVAVGRSPNGRKLNAEAAGLQVDERGFVPVDSQMRSNVAHIHAIGDIVGQPMLAHKAVHEGHVAAEVIAGHKRHFDATVIPSVAYTDPEVAWVGLTEDEAKAQGRKVTVGKFPWAASGRAIANGRDEGFTKLIFDAETHRIVGGGIVGTSAGDMIGEVALAIEMGADAVDIGHTIHPHPTLGESIGLAAEVAEGSCTDLPPVRR; encoded by the coding sequence ATGAGCACACTGACTGTAAAAATCCCCGACATCGGCGACTTCAAGGACGTGCCCATCATCGAAATCATGGTGAAGCCGGGCGACACGGTTGAGGCCGATGCGCCGCTGATGTCGCTGGAGTCCGACAAGGCCACGATGGACATCCCGGCGCCGCAGGCCGGCCGCATCGTCGAACTGCTGGTGAAGGTGGGCGACCGCGTGTCCGAAGGCAGCGTGGTGCTGACGATGGAAGCCGCTAGCGCAGCCGAAGCGGCAGCTGTGCCAGCACCGGCCGCTGCACCCGCGGCGGCGCCCCCTGCACCGGCCGCAGCCGTCGCTGCGGTGACTGCCACCGGCAGCGCACCGGCCAAGGTCGATGAAAGCTGCGCCTTACTGGTGATCGGTGGCGGCCCCGGCGGCTATTCGGCCGCCTTCCGCGCCGCCGACCTCGGTCTGGACGTGGTGATCGTCGAACGCTACGCCACGCTGGGTGGCGTCTGCCTGAACGTCGGCTGCATTCCGTCCAAGGCCCTGCTGCACGTGGCGGCGGTGGCCGACGAGGCCGAAGCGCTGGCCGCGCACGGCATCAAGTTCGGTGCGCGCGAAGTGGACCTCGACGCACTGCGCGGCTGGAAGGACAAGGTGGTCGGCAAGCTGACTGGCGGACTGTCCGGCATGGCCAAGGCACGCAAGGTGAAAGTGCTGCGCGGCACCGCCCGCTTCGTCGATCCGAATCATGTCGAGATCGCACTGACCACCGGCGACGGCAAGGCTGAAACCGGCGAGAAGAAAGTGCTGAAGTTCGGCCACTGCATCGTCGCCGCCGGCAGCCAGGCGGTGAAACTGCCTTTCATGCCGGACGACCCGCGCGTCGTCGATTCGACCGGCGCACTGCTGCTCGCCGACATTCCGAAGCGCATGCTGGTGATAGGCGGCGGCATCATCGGGCTGGAAATGGCCACCGTCTATTCGACGCTGGGTGCCCGCATCGACGTGGTCGAAATGACCGGCGGCCTGATGCAGGGCGCCGACCGCGACCTCGCCAAGGTGTGGGAGAAGAAGAATGCCCACCGCTTCGACACGGTCATGCTGAACACCCGGGTGACCGGCGCCGAGGCAACAGCGGAAGGCATCAGGGTGAGTTTCGAGGGCGCCAAGGCGCCGGCCGAACCGCAGACCTACGACCGCGTGCTGGTCGCGGTCGGCCGCTCGCCGAACGGTCGCAAGCTGAATGCCGAGGCCGCAGGACTGCAGGTGGACGAGCGCGGTTTCGTTCCGGTCGACAGCCAGATGCGCAGCAACGTCGCCCACATCCACGCCATCGGCGACATCGTCGGTCAGCCCATGCTGGCGCACAAGGCGGTGCACGAAGGTCACGTCGCGGCGGAAGTGATCGCCGGCCACAAGCGCCACTTCGACGCCACGGTGATTCCGTCGGTCGCGTATACCGACCCGGAAGTCGCCTGGGTCGGCCTGACCGAGGACGAAGCGAAGGCCCAGGGCCGCAAGGTGACCGTCGGCAAATTCCCGTGGGCGGCCAGCGGACGGGCGATCGCCAACGGCCGTGACGAAGGCTTCACCAAGCTCATCTTCGACGCGGAAACCCACCGTATCGTCGGTGGCGGCATCGTCGGCACGTCGGCCGGCGACATGATAGGCGAGGTGGCACTGGCCATCGAGATGGGCGCGGACGCGGTCGACATCGGCCACACCATCCACCCGCACCCGACGCTGGGCGAGTCGATCGGCCTCGCAGCGGAAGTGGCCGAAGGCAGCTGTACCGACCTGCCGCCGGTACGCCGCTGA
- the aceF gene encoding dihydrolipoyllysine-residue acetyltransferase, whose protein sequence is MSTINIEVPDIGDFSDVPVIEVMVKPGDRVEADAPLVSLESDKATMDIPAPHAGVIGQITVKVGDRVSQGSVIGTMEVGEAPAAAPAAAPAPSPAPTPAPVAAAVTPAPTAAVAAAPVAAPVAVAGAAPATTTQSARGDYTPAAGAVALPSAADIAAELVGGKKAHASPSMRAYARELGVDLARVKASGPKGRITREDINAFVKGALQAPATAQAATGGGGGLDLLPWPKVDFTKFGDIERKPLSRIRKLSAANLARNWAMIPAVTYHEDADVTDLEAFRQQINAEQAKAGVKLTMLAFIIKAVCSALKKFPEFNSSIDLQAEEPALIMKQYCHIGFAADTPGGLVVPVIRDADKKGVAQLAAECGELATKARDGKLSAAEMQGACFTISSVGGLGGTGFAPIINAPEVAILGVSRSTMKPVWDGSAFQPRLILPLSLTADHRVIDGAAATRFNAHVAALLADMRRVLM, encoded by the coding sequence ATGAGCACGATCAATATTGAAGTACCCGACATCGGCGACTTCTCCGATGTCCCCGTTATCGAAGTGATGGTTAAACCTGGCGACCGCGTCGAGGCCGACGCGCCGCTGGTGTCACTCGAATCGGACAAGGCCACGATGGACATTCCGGCGCCGCACGCCGGCGTGATCGGCCAGATCACGGTCAAGGTCGGCGACCGCGTGTCGCAGGGCAGCGTGATCGGCACGATGGAGGTGGGCGAAGCGCCCGCCGCTGCTCCCGCTGCCGCGCCAGCGCCCTCACCTGCACCCACTCCGGCGCCTGTTGCGGCAGCCGTGACGCCGGCTCCGACGGCGGCAGTCGCCGCCGCACCGGTCGCCGCTCCAGTCGCGGTCGCCGGTGCCGCGCCCGCCACGACCACGCAGTCGGCCCGCGGCGACTACACGCCGGCCGCTGGCGCGGTCGCGCTGCCCAGCGCCGCCGACATCGCCGCCGAACTGGTGGGCGGCAAGAAGGCACACGCCAGCCCGTCGATGCGCGCCTACGCGCGCGAACTGGGCGTCGACCTCGCCCGCGTGAAGGCCAGCGGACCGAAAGGCCGCATCACGCGCGAGGACATCAACGCCTTCGTCAAGGGCGCGCTGCAGGCGCCGGCCACCGCGCAGGCCGCGACCGGCGGCGGAGGCGGACTGGATCTGCTGCCCTGGCCCAAGGTCGATTTCACCAAGTTCGGCGACATCGAACGCAAGCCGCTGTCGCGCATCCGCAAGCTGTCGGCGGCCAACCTCGCGCGCAACTGGGCCATGATTCCGGCGGTCACCTACCACGAGGACGCCGACGTCACCGACCTCGAAGCCTTCCGCCAGCAGATCAATGCGGAACAGGCCAAGGCCGGCGTCAAGCTGACCATGCTGGCCTTCATCATCAAGGCGGTGTGCTCGGCGCTGAAGAAATTCCCCGAGTTCAACAGCTCGATCGACCTGCAGGCGGAAGAGCCGGCGCTGATCATGAAGCAGTACTGCCACATCGGTTTCGCCGCCGATACGCCGGGCGGACTGGTGGTGCCGGTCATCCGCGACGCCGACAAGAAGGGCGTGGCGCAGCTGGCGGCCGAATGCGGCGAGCTGGCGACGAAGGCGCGCGACGGCAAGCTCTCTGCCGCGGAAATGCAGGGCGCCTGCTTCACGATTTCCAGCGTGGGTGGCCTCGGCGGTACCGGCTTCGCGCCCATCATCAATGCGCCGGAGGTCGCCATCCTCGGCGTCAGCCGCAGCACGATGAAACCGGTGTGGGACGGCTCGGCCTTCCAGCCGCGCCTGATACTGCCGCTGTCGCTGACCGCCGATCACCGCGTGATCGACGGCGCTGCGGCCACCCGCTTCAATGCCCATGTCGCCGCGCTGCTGGCCGACATGCGTCGCGTGCTGATGTGA
- the aldA gene encoding aldehyde dehydrogenase, which yields MSTHHNYIDGRFDEADVATRIEVFNPATHALLDTVPEAGVAAVERAIAAARAAQPQWAKLPAIQRAAHLRKVAEGLRGVREEMARLLTLEQGKTLGLARVEVDFTADYLDYMAEWARRIEGEVLTSDRPGESIFLLRKPVGVVAGVLPWNFPLFLIARKMAPALVTGNTIVIKPSEETPLNAFLFAKLVHAAELPRGVFNLVGGRGETTGAALTGSRAIDMVSFTGSVETGSRIMQAAGRNLTRVNLELGGKAPAIVLADADLDLASTAITASRVINTGQVCNCAERIYVQRAVADEFITKLTAKMAATRYGDPIADQSIDMGPLVNKEGLDKVAAMVEQAKRDGAQCVLGGQIADRASGYHYEPTVLINCHADMDIMRKEIFGPVLPVQLVDDLDEAVAHANASDYGLTSSVYTRDLNAAMRAIRDLQFGETYVNRENFEAMQGFHAGRRKSGIGGADGKHGLYEYTETHVAYIQHG from the coding sequence ATGAGTACCCATCACAATTACATCGACGGTCGCTTCGACGAGGCCGACGTCGCCACCCGCATCGAGGTGTTCAATCCGGCCACGCACGCCTTGCTCGACACGGTGCCGGAAGCCGGCGTCGCCGCGGTCGAGCGAGCGATCGCCGCCGCCCGTGCGGCACAGCCGCAGTGGGCGAAGCTGCCGGCCATCCAGCGCGCCGCACATCTGCGCAAGGTGGCCGAAGGCCTGCGCGGCGTGCGCGAGGAGATGGCGCGCCTGCTGACGCTCGAACAGGGCAAGACGCTGGGCCTGGCGCGAGTCGAGGTCGACTTCACTGCCGACTACCTCGACTACATGGCGGAATGGGCACGCCGCATCGAAGGCGAGGTGCTCACCAGCGACCGCCCGGGCGAAAGCATATTCCTGCTGCGCAAGCCGGTCGGCGTGGTTGCCGGCGTGCTGCCGTGGAACTTCCCGCTCTTCCTGATCGCCCGCAAGATGGCGCCGGCGCTGGTCACCGGCAACACCATCGTGATCAAGCCGAGCGAGGAAACACCGCTCAACGCCTTCCTGTTCGCCAAGCTGGTACATGCCGCCGAACTGCCGCGCGGCGTGTTCAATCTGGTCGGCGGCCGCGGTGAAACCACCGGCGCCGCGCTGACCGGCAGCCGTGCCATCGACATGGTGAGCTTCACCGGCAGCGTGGAGACCGGCAGCCGCATCATGCAGGCGGCGGGCCGCAACCTGACCCGCGTCAATCTGGAACTGGGCGGCAAAGCGCCGGCCATCGTGCTGGCCGACGCCGACCTCGATCTCGCCTCGACCGCGATCACCGCCTCGCGCGTCATCAACACCGGACAGGTGTGCAACTGCGCCGAGCGCATCTACGTGCAGCGCGCAGTGGCCGACGAGTTCATCACCAAGCTCACCGCGAAGATGGCGGCGACCCGCTACGGCGACCCGATCGCCGACCAGAGCATCGACATGGGCCCGCTGGTGAACAAGGAAGGCCTGGACAAGGTCGCCGCCATGGTCGAACAGGCGAAGCGCGACGGCGCCCAGTGCGTGCTCGGCGGCCAGATCGCCGACCGCGCGTCCGGCTATCACTACGAACCCACCGTGCTGATCAACTGCCACGCCGACATGGACATCATGCGCAAGGAAATCTTCGGCCCGGTGCTGCCGGTGCAGCTGGTCGACGATCTGGACGAGGCGGTGGCCCACGCCAACGCGTCGGACTACGGCCTGACCTCGTCGGTCTATACGCGCGATCTGAATGCTGCAATGCGCGCGATCCGCGACCTGCAGTTCGGCGAAACCTATGTCAATCGCGAGAACTTCGAGGCGATGCAGGGTTTCCACGCCGGCCGCCGCAAGTCGGGCATAGGCGGTGCCGACGGCAAGCACGGGCTGTACGAGTACACGGAAACCCACGTGGCCTACATACAGCACGGCTGA